The Candidatus Baltobacteraceae bacterium genome includes a window with the following:
- a CDS encoding methylenetetrahydrofolate reductase, which yields AETDLRYAAEKVRAGAHFLTTQLFFDNERYFTFVQRARSMGITVPILPGIMPITDYRQIQRFTEMCGSEIPFRLRSELERRVDEPEAVVDLGVAYATLQCADLLARGAPGIHFYTLNRSPASRAVCSALRAANRWPLSLDSAPAGATLGMTTKK from the coding sequence ATGCCGAGACCGATCTGCGGTACGCTGCGGAGAAGGTTCGGGCCGGCGCGCATTTTTTGACGACGCAGTTGTTTTTTGACAACGAACGCTATTTCACGTTCGTACAGCGCGCGCGCAGCATGGGAATCACGGTTCCGATTCTTCCGGGCATCATGCCGATCACCGACTACCGTCAGATCCAGCGCTTTACCGAGATGTGCGGATCGGAGATCCCGTTCCGTTTGCGCTCTGAGCTAGAGCGCCGCGTGGACGAACCCGAGGCCGTCGTCGATCTCGGCGTTGCATATGCCACGCTGCAGTGCGCTGATTTGCTCGCGCGCGGTGCACCGGGCATCCACTTTTACACGCTGAATCGCTCGCCGGCAAGTCGCGCCGTGTGCTCGGCACTTCGTGCCGCAAACCGCTGGCCGCTGTCCCTCGACTCCGCGCCTGCAGGCGCTACTCTCGGGATGACAACTAAGAAGTAA
- a CDS encoding flagellar biosynthetic protein FliQ yields the protein MGELDALLRQACVVCAVLALPAVVVATIVGTAVAVLQAATQVHEQTLTLLPKLLAIGALVVVFGAFGLRLCSGLFEAAVSALPALVHGA from the coding sequence ATGGGCGAGCTCGATGCGTTGCTACGGCAGGCATGCGTGGTCTGTGCGGTGCTCGCGTTGCCCGCCGTCGTCGTTGCCACGATCGTCGGCACCGCGGTTGCAGTCTTGCAAGCCGCGACGCAAGTTCACGAACAGACGCTGACGCTGCTGCCGAAATTGCTGGCGATCGGCGCGCTCGTCGTAGTCTTCGGTGCCTTCGGGTTACGACTCTGCAGTGGTCTGTTCGAGGCCGCCGTCAGCGCGCTTCCGGCGCTGGTTCACGGAGCGTGA
- a CDS encoding flagellar biosynthetic protein FliR has protein sequence MTATLLAVFARAIGFFVRAPGFSRANVPASVRVLFAFTLAIAVAPSAGNLREHSAAAFLVLLMGEALTGAVFGLGATLVFEGFSAAGRLLDDLVGLRASVPGVSVAPAGFGGLWLLVFIAAYFALGGIDALIVTFAKTFLAVPLGAAIDAHALRSFGFAYAPQFARITLQLAAPGICVAISIQAGLAVLTRVIPRFGSLSLAYPLAYAAVLLVAFISLGNVRDMASR, from the coding sequence GTGACGGCGACGCTGCTTGCGGTGTTCGCGCGCGCGATCGGCTTCTTCGTGCGCGCACCGGGATTCTCGCGAGCCAACGTCCCGGCCAGCGTTCGCGTGCTGTTTGCGTTCACACTCGCCATTGCGGTTGCGCCGAGCGCCGGAAACCTTCGCGAGCACTCGGCCGCGGCGTTTCTCGTACTTCTTATGGGCGAGGCGTTGACCGGCGCGGTCTTCGGGCTGGGCGCAACGCTTGTCTTCGAGGGGTTTTCGGCCGCCGGACGTCTTCTCGACGATCTCGTTGGGCTGCGCGCGAGCGTCCCGGGAGTAAGCGTTGCGCCGGCTGGTTTCGGCGGCTTGTGGCTGCTCGTTTTCATCGCTGCGTACTTTGCACTTGGTGGAATCGATGCGCTGATCGTAACCTTTGCGAAGACATTTCTCGCGGTTCCGTTAGGAGCCGCGATCGACGCGCATGCACTACGCAGCTTCGGCTTCGCGTATGCGCCGCAATTCGCGCGCATTACGCTGCAGCTCGCAGCACCGGGCATTTGCGTGGCCATCTCCATTCAGGCCGGATTGGCCGTGCTGACGCGCGTCATCCCACGCTTCGGGAGCTTGTCGCTCGCGTATCCGCTCGCGTATGCTGCCGTGCTGCTCGTCGCATTCATCTCGCTCGGAAACGTTCGTGACATGGCTTCGCGTTGA
- a CDS encoding EscU/YscU/HrcU family type III secretion system export apparatus switch protein, whose product MKSFEPTPSRLERARREGDHPVSRDAVSVASFCGALLGFSAVLPVVRAGFLEGMHAIANPGDLARIMRAGFIAVAATGAGSALAAALATVAQTRGISMRPLPFRLNISPPLGIEAAHGVARSTLSALACLVVIACAIKPVPSAIGRAIEGVVAVGIVAAIVDVLVVRKGWRRRLRMTFDELRREMRENDGDPQARARRRRLHRLVIRGALRNVRRATFVVVNPTHIAIALRYVTGEMPVPMILVRAAGDGALRVRKLAAELRIPLIEDPPLARRLFAHDALGPIPPEVYLAVAQIIAALQREE is encoded by the coding sequence TTGAAATCATTTGAGCCGACCCCGTCCAGACTCGAACGCGCGCGGCGCGAAGGCGATCATCCGGTCTCGCGCGATGCCGTCTCGGTCGCGTCGTTCTGCGGTGCGCTGCTCGGTTTTTCGGCCGTGTTGCCCGTCGTGCGAGCCGGCTTCCTCGAGGGCATGCACGCGATTGCGAATCCCGGCGATCTGGCTCGCATCATGAGGGCGGGCTTCATTGCCGTCGCTGCGACGGGAGCCGGCAGCGCTCTTGCCGCGGCGCTGGCAACCGTAGCGCAAACGCGTGGGATTTCGATGCGGCCCTTACCATTTCGACTCAATATCAGCCCACCGCTTGGTATCGAGGCCGCACACGGCGTGGCGCGCAGCACGCTCTCCGCTCTGGCGTGTCTGGTAGTCATTGCATGCGCGATCAAACCGGTTCCTAGCGCAATCGGGCGCGCGATCGAAGGCGTGGTCGCTGTCGGCATCGTTGCAGCAATCGTGGACGTCCTCGTCGTGCGCAAAGGCTGGCGACGCCGCTTGCGGATGACCTTCGACGAGCTACGCCGTGAAATGCGCGAGAACGACGGTGATCCGCAAGCGCGCGCACGCCGCCGTCGCCTGCATCGATTGGTGATACGCGGTGCGCTGCGAAACGTTCGTCGCGCAACCTTCGTCGTCGTCAATCCAACGCACATCGCGATTGCGTTGCGCTATGTTACGGGTGAGATGCCGGTGCCGATGATCCTGGTTCGAGCCGCCGGCGACGGCGCACTGCGCGTGAGAAAGCTCGCGGCGGAGTTGCGCATACCGCTTATCGAGGACCCGCCGTTGGCGCGCCGGCTCTTCGCGCATGATGCGCTTGGCCCGATACCGCCCGAAGTGTACCTCGCCGTCGCACAGATCATCGCGGCATTGCAGCGAGAAGAGTGA
- a CDS encoding flagellar biosynthesis protein FlhA — MRSTYAFAGVVLGIVFVLVVPLPPPLLDLLLGVDILAAALVLLVAIRVEEPLQFSAFAPALLVATLYRLALDVSATRLILSHGDEAGGVGAVIPAFGSFVVGGSPIVGLIVFAILITIQFVVVATGAQRVAEVAARFTLDAMPGKQMAIDAEVHAGVLDAEAARARRARIQAEADFYGAMDGAGKFVKGDAVAALVIVLLNLCGGIAIGLTHGLAPADAFARYAILSIGNALVTTLPAFLISVAMGLMVTRVAVERSLGSDLAQQLLARPDALRGAAALVGILAFVPGLPGPLFATLSGAAFLAAHFAQRRARDENTSTRKKHSDARRVALRRPESALGLVGVDAIAIDVGADLLALLKPPHDEMLLDRIGEIRRALAIEIGIAIPGVRLRDDLTRERDTYAIRVHDAVAAVGRLRLDRLLAVGNDELLASVAGDAAREPVYGLAARAIDPALRGDVEKQGLIVFDPISILGSHLAEVARRHAAELFGRQEFATLLEHLRAVAPALVKEIGEAIPVALAHRAFVLLLREKMWPRDPLVALEALIDAGGTREPRDLAEAIRRRIVPVELRRRNRVPHVLVAAPDLEETLLYYDDPELGVAPDPGFALGLRAAIVAHADRFAHAGAIVTGSRARPLLSELVVRWGLEVEVFSYAELPREMPLEPIGTLVVEHDGQSPVTVNTQSISENPRVEPIAAARSASPGAVMLTS, encoded by the coding sequence ATGCGTTCGACATACGCATTCGCCGGCGTGGTCCTCGGCATCGTCTTTGTACTCGTCGTTCCGCTGCCGCCGCCGCTGCTCGACCTGCTTCTCGGCGTCGACATCCTGGCTGCAGCGCTCGTGCTGCTGGTAGCGATTCGTGTCGAGGAACCGCTTCAATTTTCTGCGTTCGCGCCCGCACTACTGGTTGCAACGCTTTATCGTCTAGCGCTCGATGTATCCGCGACGCGGCTGATTCTCTCGCACGGCGACGAGGCGGGCGGTGTCGGTGCCGTCATCCCAGCCTTTGGGTCGTTTGTCGTGGGTGGAAGCCCCATCGTCGGACTGATCGTGTTTGCAATTCTGATTACGATTCAATTCGTCGTCGTCGCCACGGGTGCGCAGCGCGTGGCCGAGGTTGCCGCGCGGTTCACGCTCGATGCGATGCCCGGCAAACAGATGGCGATCGATGCCGAGGTGCACGCCGGCGTTCTCGATGCGGAAGCGGCGCGCGCGCGTCGCGCACGGATCCAAGCTGAGGCCGATTTCTATGGAGCCATGGACGGCGCCGGAAAGTTTGTAAAAGGCGATGCCGTTGCCGCGCTCGTTATCGTCCTTTTGAATCTCTGCGGGGGAATCGCGATCGGGCTCACCCATGGCCTCGCGCCCGCCGACGCGTTCGCACGCTACGCGATTCTTTCGATTGGGAATGCGCTCGTAACGACCTTACCTGCATTCTTGATTTCGGTCGCAATGGGTCTGATGGTGACGCGGGTTGCCGTCGAGCGTTCGCTCGGGAGCGATCTGGCACAACAGTTGCTTGCGCGGCCCGATGCCTTGCGCGGAGCAGCTGCGCTCGTCGGAATTCTGGCCTTCGTGCCGGGGCTGCCCGGGCCGCTCTTTGCCACGCTCTCCGGGGCGGCATTTCTTGCTGCCCATTTCGCGCAGCGTCGGGCGCGCGACGAGAATACGTCCACGCGAAAGAAACATTCCGATGCGCGCCGCGTTGCGTTGCGTCGTCCGGAAAGCGCGCTCGGTTTGGTTGGAGTCGATGCGATTGCAATCGACGTCGGTGCGGACTTGCTCGCGCTGCTCAAACCGCCGCATGACGAAATGCTGCTCGACCGGATTGGAGAAATTCGCCGCGCCCTTGCAATTGAAATCGGAATCGCAATTCCCGGGGTACGCCTGCGGGATGATCTCACGCGCGAGAGAGACACGTACGCAATTCGCGTGCATGATGCCGTTGCGGCCGTAGGTCGCTTACGGCTTGACCGTCTGCTCGCCGTGGGCAACGACGAGCTTTTAGCCAGCGTCGCCGGTGATGCCGCTCGCGAGCCCGTCTATGGCCTCGCCGCACGCGCAATCGATCCTGCGCTTCGAGGCGACGTTGAAAAGCAGGGCCTGATCGTCTTCGATCCGATTTCGATTCTGGGCTCGCATTTGGCGGAGGTCGCGCGCCGCCACGCTGCCGAGCTTTTCGGTCGCCAAGAGTTTGCGACGCTGCTCGAACATCTTCGCGCCGTAGCACCGGCGCTCGTCAAAGAGATCGGCGAAGCGATCCCCGTAGCACTTGCACATCGCGCGTTCGTGCTGCTCTTGCGCGAGAAGATGTGGCCGCGCGATCCGCTCGTTGCGCTGGAAGCCCTCATCGATGCGGGCGGTACGCGTGAACCGCGCGATCTCGCCGAGGCGATTCGCAGGCGCATCGTACCAGTCGAGCTGCGACGTCGTAATCGCGTGCCGCATGTGCTCGTGGCTGCGCCCGACCTCGAGGAGACGTTGCTATACTACGACGATCCGGAGCTCGGCGTCGCGCCTGATCCCGGTTTCGCGCTTGGTTTGCGCGCTGCGATCGTCGCCCACGCCGACCGATTCGCGCACGCCGGCGCAATCGTCACGGGCTCGCGTGCGCGACCCTTACTCAGCGAGCTTGTCGTTCGGTGGGGACTGGAAGTCGAGGTATTCTCTTACGCTGAGCTGCCGCGCGAAATGCCGCTCGAACCGATCGGAACGCTCGTCGTCGAACACGATGGACAGAGTCCGGTGACGGTCAACACGCAGTCGATCTCGGAAAATCCGCGCGTCGAGCCGATCGCTGCGGCGAGATCCGCAAGTCCGGGCGCGGTGATGTTGACGAGCTGA
- the secD gene encoding protein translocase subunit SecD, translated as MKAALLLVFVALCVWAILPVQQKIRLGLDLRGGVQVILQLQPTKEVPAITSQVQSQVVQVIDNRINGLGVTEPQITRVGNDRILVELPAVKNPDEAIRALKDVAHLEFKIVPEQVATRAYAAQTSGKDQAYIQGSVEKPSPAFLASGATIYSGAELKGAQASYDQSGHPKIDFQTKNPGKFDSLTRKYLHQNLGIFLDGGFVSSPVIQSPIGESGEITGNFTEDDVVRIANELNAGALPVPVVIISDDTIGPVLGQLDLTESLYAAALGLGLVLVFMVIVYRLPGLLADLALVVYVVALLALLAVNKATLTLPGIAGFVLSIGMAVDANVLIFERLKEELWAGKTLRAAVRTGFARAFTTVFDSHVTTIVGAGVLFLLGTGTVKGFAYTLFWGTVFSLGTAVYITRFFMDVVVDTDIVTSPAAYGASAGDIAAVKAGA; from the coding sequence GTGAAGGCGGCACTGCTGCTCGTCTTCGTCGCCCTTTGCGTTTGGGCGATTCTGCCCGTGCAACAGAAAATACGATTGGGTCTCGACCTGCGCGGAGGCGTTCAGGTCATTTTGCAGTTGCAACCCACAAAAGAGGTCCCTGCTATCACGAGCCAGGTGCAGAGCCAGGTCGTGCAGGTCATCGACAATCGTATCAACGGCTTGGGCGTAACGGAGCCGCAGATCACGCGCGTGGGCAACGATCGGATATTGGTCGAGCTTCCGGCGGTGAAGAATCCCGACGAAGCGATTCGCGCGCTCAAAGACGTCGCGCACCTCGAATTCAAGATCGTGCCGGAGCAAGTTGCGACCCGCGCGTATGCAGCGCAAACCTCGGGCAAAGATCAAGCCTATATTCAAGGAAGCGTCGAGAAGCCGTCGCCGGCGTTCCTCGCCAGCGGTGCGACCATCTATAGCGGTGCCGAGCTGAAGGGCGCTCAGGCCTCCTACGATCAAAGCGGCCACCCGAAAATCGACTTTCAAACGAAGAATCCCGGCAAGTTCGATTCGCTGACGCGCAAGTATTTGCATCAAAACCTCGGCATCTTCTTGGATGGCGGCTTCGTTTCGTCGCCCGTGATTCAATCGCCGATCGGTGAAAGCGGCGAGATCACCGGCAACTTCACGGAAGACGATGTCGTACGCATCGCAAACGAGCTCAACGCCGGTGCGTTGCCCGTCCCCGTCGTGATCATCTCGGACGACACGATCGGTCCGGTACTCGGTCAGCTCGACTTGACGGAATCGCTGTATGCTGCGGCGCTCGGTCTCGGCCTCGTCCTGGTATTCATGGTCATCGTCTATCGGTTACCGGGATTGCTCGCCGACTTGGCACTTGTCGTATACGTCGTCGCCTTGTTGGCGTTGCTCGCAGTCAATAAAGCGACGCTCACGCTTCCCGGCATCGCCGGCTTCGTTCTCTCGATCGGTATGGCGGTTGACGCCAACGTTCTGATTTTCGAGCGCCTCAAAGAAGAGTTGTGGGCCGGGAAGACGTTGCGCGCCGCAGTCCGGACCGGATTCGCGCGCGCCTTTACGACGGTTTTCGATAGCCACGTGACGACGATCGTCGGCGCGGGCGTTTTGTTTTTGCTTGGAACCGGAACGGTGAAAGGCTTCGCATACACGCTCTTTTGGGGAACGGTATTCTCGCTGGGTACCGCCGTCTACATCACGCGCTTCTTTATGGATGTCGTCGTCGATACCGACATCGTGACGTCGCCTGCCGCATACGGTGCGAGTGCGGGTGACATCGCCGCCGTGAAAGCCGGAGCCTAG
- the secF gene encoding protein translocase subunit SecF, with amino-acid sequence MFFRRLNWNIVGWFRIVSAISYAVIAAGLITMGVHWHNTGAPLRLGLSFTGGTDLTLKFDKSVTQAQIASALSTVGVGDERINTLTKSGDLPDSRWSVETQTDFGNDTAKLWTALATVGTVDRAQSSISTVGPTLSHEYLLHALYALVIAITIQFIYIAFRFGWNYIFGLVAIIALVRDSLMMIGIYAIADKRVDDAFLAAVLTVIGYSVMDTIVILDRIRENTKVMDGEPYERIVNTSILQTMTRSVNTLATVVITLVALLALGGASLKNFAFALLVGICSGGYHSIFYSAPLVVRLRKQQVERAERRRALGLSAPVSRPRTVAEAKAQASRTAIEREAILAARKERKEKEKVDPSSGPRQTRYKKRRIVTAATETIEPEIDPLDAQRAGLHDEALEQGHEEIKLNLEETE; translated from the coding sequence GTGTTCTTCCGGCGCCTGAATTGGAACATCGTCGGCTGGTTCCGCATCGTCTCGGCGATATCGTACGCCGTGATCGCGGCGGGCCTCATCACAATGGGCGTCCATTGGCATAATACCGGCGCACCGCTGCGCCTCGGTCTATCGTTCACCGGCGGAACCGATCTGACGCTGAAATTCGATAAGAGCGTCACGCAAGCGCAGATCGCCTCGGCTCTCTCGACGGTCGGCGTCGGTGACGAGCGGATCAACACGCTCACCAAGTCGGGAGATCTCCCGGATTCGCGCTGGAGCGTCGAGACGCAAACCGATTTCGGCAACGACACCGCAAAACTGTGGACCGCACTCGCCACGGTTGGGACAGTCGACCGCGCGCAATCCTCGATATCGACGGTCGGACCGACGCTATCGCACGAGTATCTGCTGCACGCGCTCTACGCGCTCGTTATTGCGATCACGATCCAATTCATCTATATCGCGTTCCGCTTCGGCTGGAATTACATCTTCGGGCTCGTGGCGATCATTGCGCTCGTTCGCGATTCGCTGATGATGATCGGTATCTATGCGATCGCCGACAAGCGCGTCGACGACGCGTTTTTAGCTGCGGTTCTGACCGTCATCGGCTACTCGGTCATGGATACGATCGTCATTCTCGACCGGATTCGCGAGAACACGAAGGTCATGGACGGTGAACCGTACGAGCGGATCGTCAACACGTCGATCTTGCAGACGATGACGCGCTCCGTGAATACACTGGCAACCGTCGTCATCACGCTGGTCGCGCTTCTGGCGCTTGGCGGAGCGTCGCTCAAGAACTTCGCATTTGCGCTGCTGGTCGGTATTTGCTCCGGCGGCTATCACTCGATCTTTTACTCGGCGCCCCTGGTTGTTCGGCTGCGCAAGCAGCAGGTGGAACGCGCAGAGCGGCGTCGCGCGCTCGGCCTTAGCGCGCCGGTCTCGCGTCCGCGTACGGTTGCCGAGGCCAAGGCGCAGGCGTCACGGACTGCAATAGAACGCGAAGCGATTCTGGCTGCGCGCAAAGAGCGCAAGGAAAAGGAAAAGGTCGATCCAAGTAGCGGCCCGCGGCAAACACGCTACAAGAAGCGTCGCATCGTGACGGCAGCTACGGAAACGATCGAGCCCGAGATCGATCCGCTCGATGCGCAACGCGCCGGCCTGCACGACGAAGCGCTCGAGCAAGGCCATGAGGAGATAAAACTCAATCTCGAAGAGACCGAGTAA
- a CDS encoding DEAD/DEAH box helicase — protein MGDSAEFNTKLAGVSFEGRQDIVAGIRPGATLELRREPGNKFDANAIAAFYGGLQLGFLNRSLAQKLAPLIDAEGRRYGAEVTDITGGGAGRSFGVNVRVRRSDLIRKRARAFPAAGPPRHDDVVRALIGTHPLRESQSLVIDRVEGGRNTLAVMGTGRGKSFCFQYPAAIRALERGAKTLVIYPLRALANDQFSALERKLGDLGIRMFRANGAIDGEERAELMAALESGEWDIVCSTPEFIEFHIERFATPQSRPSLLVIDEGHHVYESTHRPAYAKLPEKLPKLGMPQVLALTATATDAAFDHIRRELGIDAWVIDATIRENLHVVDARNTSAREAYLIDVLRNGGKGIVYCNSRSGATNVAEKLRVALGNEVAFYHAGMGSADRAMVENYFREGDLRVVVATSAFGEGIDLPDVRNVFLYHLSFDFTQFNQQAGRAGRDGADANVHLLFGETDKGLNEFLIDCDAPRLETLREIYRSLRGIARDGIARVDNETVVASLNLRNVRASTIGFALLIFADAGLAEVGTDDDGRFIRILDVPGKIDLTQNARFAEGEAERESFARFCSLVLAESPEMLERIINRPIYPQNAKLVE, from the coding sequence ATCGGCGATTCCGCGGAGTTCAATACTAAGCTCGCGGGCGTGAGCTTCGAAGGGCGTCAAGATATCGTCGCCGGCATCCGGCCCGGGGCCACGCTCGAGCTGCGGCGGGAACCCGGCAACAAGTTTGACGCGAATGCGATCGCAGCGTTCTACGGGGGCTTGCAGCTCGGTTTCTTGAATCGGAGTCTCGCGCAGAAGCTTGCGCCGCTCATCGACGCCGAAGGGCGCCGTTACGGCGCGGAAGTTACAGACATAACGGGCGGTGGCGCAGGACGTTCGTTTGGTGTCAATGTGAGAGTGAGACGCAGCGATCTCATTCGAAAGCGCGCGCGTGCCTTTCCGGCTGCCGGCCCCCCGCGACATGACGACGTCGTACGCGCACTGATCGGGACGCATCCGCTGCGCGAGTCGCAATCACTGGTCATCGATCGCGTCGAAGGTGGACGTAACACGCTTGCCGTGATGGGGACCGGCCGCGGCAAGTCATTCTGCTTTCAATATCCCGCCGCGATTCGCGCACTCGAACGCGGAGCGAAGACGCTCGTCATCTACCCGCTACGTGCGCTCGCGAACGATCAGTTCTCGGCGCTCGAGCGTAAACTCGGCGACCTCGGCATACGAATGTTTCGTGCAAACGGCGCGATCGACGGCGAAGAGCGGGCTGAGCTGATGGCGGCGCTGGAAAGCGGCGAATGGGATATCGTCTGCTCGACGCCCGAGTTCATCGAGTTTCACATCGAGCGCTTTGCCACGCCGCAAAGCCGTCCGTCGCTGCTCGTGATCGACGAAGGCCATCATGTCTATGAATCGACGCACCGGCCCGCATACGCGAAACTTCCGGAGAAACTTCCGAAACTCGGGATGCCGCAGGTGCTGGCGCTGACGGCGACCGCCACCGACGCCGCATTCGATCACATTCGACGCGAACTCGGCATCGACGCTTGGGTGATCGATGCGACGATCCGCGAAAACCTGCACGTCGTCGACGCGCGCAATACCAGCGCGAGGGAAGCCTATCTGATCGACGTCCTGCGCAACGGCGGCAAGGGCATCGTGTACTGCAATTCGCGCAGCGGCGCAACGAATGTGGCCGAGAAGCTGCGCGTGGCGCTTGGCAACGAGGTCGCGTTCTATCACGCCGGCATGGGCTCGGCCGATCGCGCCATGGTGGAAAACTATTTCCGTGAAGGCGATCTGCGTGTCGTCGTCGCTACCTCGGCGTTCGGCGAGGGCATCGATCTCCCGGACGTGCGCAACGTCTTTCTCTATCATCTGAGTTTCGATTTCACGCAGTTCAACCAACAAGCGGGGCGAGCCGGGCGTGACGGCGCCGATGCCAACGTCCACCTTCTTTTTGGAGAGACCGATAAAGGGCTCAACGAATTTCTGATTGATTGCGATGCGCCGAGGCTCGAGACGTTGCGCGAGATATACCGTTCCCTTCGCGGCATTGCACGGGACGGGATCGCGCGCGTCGACAATGAGACGGTCGTCGCGAGCCTGAATCTGCGCAACGTTCGGGCATCGACCATAGGCTTCGCGCTCCTGATCTTTGCAGATGCCGGTCTGGCGGAGGTCGGCACCGATGATGACGGGCGTTTCATTCGAATCCTCGACGTCCCCGGAAAAATCGACTTGACGCAGAACGCGCGATTTGCAGAAGGCGAAGCCGAACGCGAGAGCTTTGCGCGCTTCTGCTCGCTCGTGCTCGCGGAATCTCCGGAAATGCTCGAACGGATCATTAATCGCCCCATCTATCCGCAAAACGCCAAGCTCGTCGAATAG
- the pcaB gene encoding 3-carboxy-cis,cis-muconate cycloisomerase — protein sequence MHSNATVIDSSIYRDIFSTPAMRAVWSDERRIQAYLDFERALAVVQGRLGIIPPNAAAEITKHCTAQAIDFEKLKTATERVGFPIMPVVQQLTAACADGLGQWCHWGATTQDVTDTATVLQMRSGLELIERDMHAVVDALAKLARAHRETPMVGRSHLQQAVPMTFGYKVAVWLSGFHRQVERLAEMKPRVLIGELGGAVGTLATLKERGFEVQDAVMDELGLGRPPIAWHAMRDTICEVGNFLGLLCGLLEKIALDVKLMMMTELGEVAEPAGGGQRGGSSTMPQKRNPISCAYITACAAVVRQHVAGLLTAMGSDLERATGPWEVEWLVLPEIFCLTAGALAQAKFMLDGLEVHPKSMLKNLQITDGLINTENVMMALGPKMGREIAHDKIAEICVAVANGKGRLIDLLAADPEIAKIFDRAALEKLLDPRSYVGLSAAMVDRVLALSSRA from the coding sequence ATGCATTCGAACGCAACGGTCATCGATTCGTCGATCTACCGCGACATCTTCAGCACGCCCGCGATGCGCGCCGTATGGTCGGATGAACGACGCATTCAGGCCTATCTTGACTTCGAGAGAGCCTTAGCCGTCGTGCAAGGCCGGCTCGGCATCATTCCACCGAACGCGGCCGCCGAGATCACAAAACATTGCACGGCCCAGGCGATCGACTTTGAAAAGCTGAAGACGGCCACCGAACGCGTCGGCTTTCCGATCATGCCCGTCGTGCAGCAGCTCACGGCAGCTTGCGCCGATGGCCTCGGGCAATGGTGTCACTGGGGCGCGACGACGCAAGACGTCACCGACACGGCGACGGTCTTGCAGATGCGTTCCGGACTCGAGCTGATCGAGCGCGACATGCACGCCGTCGTCGATGCGCTCGCAAAGCTCGCGCGTGCGCATCGCGAGACTCCGATGGTTGGCCGCAGCCATCTGCAACAGGCCGTTCCGATGACGTTCGGCTACAAAGTTGCCGTGTGGCTTTCGGGGTTCCATCGTCAGGTGGAAAGGCTCGCTGAAATGAAGCCGCGCGTCTTGATCGGGGAGCTTGGCGGCGCGGTCGGGACGCTCGCAACGCTGAAAGAGCGCGGCTTCGAAGTTCAAGACGCGGTGATGGATGAGCTTGGGCTCGGGCGGCCGCCGATTGCCTGGCACGCGATGCGCGATACGATCTGCGAAGTCGGCAATTTCCTCGGACTCCTGTGTGGCTTGCTCGAAAAGATCGCGCTCGACGTCAAGCTGATGATGATGACGGAACTCGGCGAAGTTGCAGAACCGGCGGGTGGCGGTCAGCGTGGCGGTTCGAGCACGATGCCGCAAAAACGCAATCCGATCTCGTGCGCGTACATCACGGCCTGCGCGGCCGTCGTGCGCCAGCATGTTGCCGGACTGCTCACCGCAATGGGCTCCGACCTCGAGCGCGCTACGGGGCCGTGGGAGGTTGAGTGGCTCGTGCTGCCTGAGATTTTTTGCTTGACAGCCGGAGCGCTCGCGCAAGCCAAATTCATGCTCGATGGTCTCGAAGTCCATCCGAAGAGCATGCTGAAGAATTTGCAGATCACGGACGGTCTGATCAATACTGAGAACGTCATGATGGCGCTCGGTCCGAAGATGGGACGCGAGATCGCGCACGACAAGATCGCCGAAATTTGCGTCGCCGTTGCGAACGGCAAGGGACGGTTGATCGATCTCCTGGCTGCGGATCCCGAGATCGCGAAGATCTTCGATCGTGCGGCGCTCGAGAAATTGCTCGATCCGCGCAGCTACGTTGGTTTATCGGCCGCGATGGTCGATCGAGTTCTCGCCTTGTCATCCCGAGCGTAG